A stretch of Spirochaeta cellobiosiphila DSM 17781 DNA encodes these proteins:
- a CDS encoding STAS domain-containing protein produces MDIGKAIQQQMEEALYYSEDKNRLYIRAEGHITANLCFELKNIVFQRFEGANKPDDVIVDLSDCDYMDSTFMGLLIGFNKKLTRSKGKHIKITNPSEQCTKLLNSLGIMKIIDIVKNNSQFRLDYHKISDSPSATAEILLSAHENLMSLNEENKKKFENVRKILRQHVEQKHKKNP; encoded by the coding sequence GTGGATATTGGAAAGGCTATACAACAGCAAATGGAAGAAGCATTATACTATTCTGAAGATAAGAATCGACTCTATATAAGAGCTGAAGGACATATCACAGCGAATTTGTGCTTTGAATTGAAAAATATTGTTTTTCAACGTTTTGAAGGCGCAAACAAACCAGATGATGTAATAGTTGATTTATCTGACTGTGATTATATGGACTCTACTTTTATGGGACTACTTATAGGCTTTAATAAGAAGCTTACAAGGTCCAAAGGTAAACACATTAAAATTACAAATCCTTCTGAACAATGTACTAAATTACTTAACAGTCTTGGTATCATGAAAATAATAGACATAGTAAAGAATAATTCTCAATTCAGATTGGATTATCATAAAATCTCTGATTCTCCATCGGCAACTGCAGAGATTTTATTGTCGGCACATGAGAATCTTATGTCGCTAAATGAAGAAAACAAAAAAAAGTTTGAGAATGTTCGAAAGATACTCAGACAACATGTAGAACAAAAGCACAAAAAAAACCCTTAA